In Pseudonocardia sp. C8, one genomic interval encodes:
- a CDS encoding VTT domain-containing protein, which yields MTDPTALIGYLLDSPWLLPFLTLAVLCDGPMPFLPSEPVLFSAAASALADGDRWRIAALFGAAVAGSLLGDGLLYGAGRSSHTIVRGRARDDGVGAWVRRHLHRRPILALVATRLVPGGRLASVTAAGRVRLPLRAFLPATLASSVLWSGWMTGIGVAVGPFTGGDPVRSVLAGIGLAVVVGAVAAVTRRLLRARRRVTPAA from the coding sequence ACCGCGCTGATCGGGTACCTGCTGGACAGCCCGTGGCTGCTGCCGTTCCTCACGCTCGCCGTGCTGTGTGACGGCCCGATGCCGTTCCTGCCCAGCGAACCGGTGCTGTTCAGCGCGGCCGCGTCCGCACTCGCCGACGGCGACCGCTGGCGGATCGCCGCCCTGTTCGGTGCCGCCGTGGCCGGGTCGCTGCTCGGCGACGGCCTGCTGTACGGCGCCGGGCGCTCGTCGCACACGATCGTGCGCGGCCGCGCGCGGGACGACGGCGTGGGCGCGTGGGTGCGGCGGCACCTGCACCGGCGTCCGATCCTCGCCCTGGTCGCGACCCGGCTGGTGCCGGGCGGGCGGCTCGCGAGCGTGACGGCGGCCGGCCGGGTCCGCCTCCCGCTGCGCGCGTTCCTGCCCGCGACGCTGGCCAGCTCGGTGCTGTGGAGCGGGTGGATGACCGGGATCGGGGTGGCCGTGGGGCCGTTCACCGGGGGTGACCCGGTGCGGTCGGTGCTCGCCGGGATCGGGCTCGCGGTGGTCGTCGGGGCCGTCGCGGCCGTGACCCGGCGCCTCCTGCGTGCCCGCCGCCGCGTCACCCCGGCCGCCTGA
- a CDS encoding response regulator transcription factor, with the protein MHHDHTDRARAVVVVGDADVPAGPRVAGRVPLGPPEAVAAAVARQAPALVLVDLAAPCEVALPVIEALVARLPGTPVLAVAAPDADHTLVLDAVRAGATGVATTADPAELAELARAAAAGRPAFSPGLAAVVLESVAAPAHAVPELSPREAEVLRLVVEGLTARQIAARLVLSPRTVENHVQRLLRKFDVPGRGALVRYAIEKGLA; encoded by the coding sequence GTGCACCACGACCACACCGACCGGGCCCGCGCCGTCGTCGTGGTGGGGGACGCGGACGTGCCCGCGGGGCCGCGGGTCGCCGGTCGCGTCCCGCTCGGCCCGCCCGAGGCGGTCGCCGCCGCCGTCGCCCGGCAGGCGCCGGCCCTGGTGCTGGTCGATCTGGCCGCGCCCTGCGAGGTGGCCCTGCCGGTGATCGAGGCGCTGGTCGCCCGGCTTCCCGGGACACCGGTGCTCGCGGTCGCCGCGCCGGACGCCGACCACACCCTGGTGCTCGACGCCGTCCGGGCCGGTGCCACCGGGGTGGCGACGACCGCGGACCCGGCCGAGCTGGCGGAGCTCGCCCGGGCCGCGGCCGCGGGGCGGCCCGCGTTCTCGCCGGGCCTGGCCGCCGTCGTCCTGGAGTCGGTGGCCGCACCCGCCCACGCCGTGCCGGAGCTCAGCCCGCGCGAGGCCGAGGTGCTGCGGCTCGTCGTGGAGGGCCTGACCGCGCGGCAGATCGCGGCCCGCCTGGTGCTCTCGCCACGCACCGTGGAGAACCACGTGCAGCGGCTGCTGCGCAAGTTCGACGTGCCCGGGCGGGGTGCGCTGGTCCGCTACGCCATCGAGAAGGGGCTCGCGTAG
- a CDS encoding acyltransferase, which yields MRPQPDPEQARLFTLTSLRWILRHRAFTPWYLLRYWRLLVLRIRQPHVVLRGMVFLGKGVTIEARPGFGRLEIGRWVHIGDGTALRCHEGSMRIGDKVVFGRNNTVNCYLDVELGAATLVADWVYVTDFDHRTSDVHRPIKDQGIVKAPVRIGEGCWLGVKTTVLRGTRIGSGSVLGAHAVARGDLPADSIAVGTPARVVRDRRADYEAAAAQRAAVADMARKADRALRTRLDRA from the coding sequence GTGCGACCGCAGCCCGATCCGGAGCAGGCCCGGCTGTTCACCCTGACCTCGCTGCGCTGGATCCTGCGCCACCGGGCGTTCACGCCGTGGTACCTGCTGCGGTACTGGCGGCTGCTGGTGCTGCGCATCCGGCAGCCGCACGTCGTGCTGCGCGGCATGGTCTTCCTCGGCAAGGGGGTCACGATCGAGGCCCGGCCCGGGTTCGGCCGGCTGGAGATCGGGCGCTGGGTGCACATCGGCGACGGCACCGCGCTGCGCTGCCACGAGGGCTCGATGCGGATCGGCGACAAGGTCGTCTTCGGCCGGAACAACACCGTGAACTGCTACCTCGACGTCGAGCTGGGCGCGGCGACCCTGGTCGCGGACTGGGTGTACGTCACCGACTTCGACCACCGCACCTCCGACGTGCACCGGCCGATCAAGGACCAGGGCATCGTGAAAGCGCCGGTGCGGATCGGGGAGGGCTGCTGGCTGGGGGTGAAGACGACGGTGCTGCGCGGCACCCGGATCGGCTCAGGCTCGGTGCTGGGCGCGCACGCCGTCGCCCGCGGCGACCTCCCGGCCGACTCGATCGCCGTCGGCACCCCGGCCCGGGTGGTGCGGGACCGGCGCGCCGACTACGAGGCCGCCGCCGCGCAGCGCGCCGCCGTCGCCGACATGGCCCGCAAGGCCGACCGGGCCCTGCGCACCCGCCTCGACCGGGCCTGA
- a CDS encoding nucleoside hydrolase: MSPRPLIIDTDPGVDDAVALVLALRSPEVDVRAVVAAYGNVGLPRTLDNAGRLLALAGRDDVPLGVGADRPLVHRLERRAGHVHGADGLGGRAAHLPGPVAPRPGSGIALMARVLEEATEPVTIASIGPLTDTALLLATHPGLADRIERVVVMGGAIGGGNVTGAAEFNVHADPEAAHRVLTQDRVPVALVPLETTLTCAAGPDWVAALAGADPVCAELAAMIAPYRDHYRDRYGRDMVALHDAVALLECVAPGSLAAAPAPLAVDTGFGPARGATVPQQVPEGPPVDVLSAPDVPAVLDAVLGRLTYASPFSMA, encoded by the coding sequence GTGAGCCCGCGCCCGCTGATCATCGACACCGACCCGGGTGTGGACGACGCCGTCGCGCTCGTCCTGGCCCTGCGCAGCCCGGAGGTGGACGTCCGGGCGGTCGTCGCTGCGTACGGCAACGTGGGGCTGCCGCGCACCCTCGACAACGCCGGCCGGCTGCTCGCCCTCGCCGGCCGCGACGACGTCCCGCTCGGCGTCGGTGCGGACCGGCCGCTGGTGCACCGGCTGGAGCGCCGCGCCGGGCACGTGCACGGCGCCGACGGGCTCGGCGGGCGTGCCGCGCACCTGCCGGGTCCGGTCGCGCCGCGGCCCGGGTCCGGGATCGCGCTGATGGCCCGGGTCCTGGAGGAGGCGACCGAGCCGGTCACGATCGCCTCGATCGGCCCGCTCACCGACACCGCGCTGCTGCTCGCGACCCATCCGGGCCTGGCGGACCGGATCGAGCGGGTCGTGGTGATGGGCGGGGCGATCGGCGGCGGGAACGTCACCGGTGCCGCGGAGTTCAACGTGCACGCCGACCCGGAGGCCGCGCACCGCGTCCTCACCCAGGACCGGGTGCCGGTCGCGCTGGTGCCGCTCGAGACCACGCTGACCTGCGCGGCCGGGCCCGACTGGGTGGCCGCGCTGGCCGGAGCGGACCCGGTGTGCGCCGAGCTCGCGGCGATGATCGCGCCGTACCGGGACCACTACCGCGACCGGTACGGCCGTGACATGGTCGCCCTGCACGACGCGGTCGCGCTGCTGGAGTGCGTCGCCCCCGGGTCGCTGGCCGCGGCCCCGGCCCCGCTCGCCGTCGACACCGGGTTCGGCCCGGCTCGCGGCGCGACCGTCCCGCAGCAGGTCCCGGAGGGCCCGCCGGTCGACGTCCTGTCCGCACCGGACGTCCCGGCCGTCCTCGACGCCGTCCTGGGGCGGCTGACCTACGCGAGCCCCTTCTCGATGGCGTAG